The nucleotide window GCCTGGGGCACGGCGATCCGTGCATTGGCCGCGGGCCTGGGCATCAAGGTCGACGAGATCACTGAGTCGTATGAGCGGGCACCGGCGCCAGATGACTTCGACATTGCGGTGGGCCGCGTTAGGCAGGGCACGCTGGCGGCGCTGCGGTTCGAGATTTGCGGCCTGGTCAACGGCCACCCGGCGATAGTGATCGAACACATCACCCGGTTGCGTCCCGACCTGCGGCCCGACTGGCCGCAACCGGCACAGGGCGGCGGTTCGTATCGGATCGAGATCACCGGCGAGCCGTCCTACGCCGTGGACATCGTTCCGAGCAGCCGCAAGGGCGATCACAACCACGCGGCGATCGTCGGCGCCGCGGGCCGCATCGTCAATGCCATTCCGGCGGTGATTGCGGCCCCGCCGGGCATCAGGACCACACTGGATCTGCCGCTAGTCACCGGTACCGGGCTCTACGCGCCCATCGTGGCCATCTAATCGAAAGGATTTCGACTTCATGGGACGCGTTGACGGAAAAGTTGCACTCATCAGCGGCGGTGCCCGGGGGATGGGCGCCTCGCATGCGCGGCTGCTGGTCGAGGAGGGTGCCAAGGTGGTGATCGGTGACGTCCTCGACGACGAGGGCAAGGCGCTCGCCGCCGAAATCGGTGCGGCCGCACGCTACGTCCACCTCGATGTCACCCAGCCCGACCAGTGGGACGCCGCGGTGGCGACGGCCACCGGCGAATTCGGCAAGCTGGACGTGCTGGTCAACAATGCTGGCATCGTGGCGCTCGGCCAACTGAAGAATTTCGATCTCGATAAGTGGCAGAAGGTGATTGACGTCAATCTGACCGGCACCTTCCTGGGCATGCGGGCGGCGGTCGAGGCGATGACGGCAGCTGGTGGCGGCTCGATTATCAATGTGTCGTCGATCGAGGGGCTGCGGGGTGCACCGGCCGTGCATCCCTATGTCGCCTCGAAGTGGGGGGTGCGTGGCTTGGCAAAGTCGGCGGCCCTGGAGCTGGCGCCGTCGAACATCCGGGTCAACTCGATTCATCCCGGTTTCATCCGCACGCCGATGACCGCCAAGTTGCCCGAGGACATGGTCACCGTCCCGCTGGGTCGCCCGGGTGAATCGAGGGAAGTGTCGACGTTCGTGGTGTTCTTGGCCAGCGATGAATCGTCGTATTCGACCGGCAGTGAGTTCGTGATGGACGGTGGGTTGGTGACCGACGTTCCGCACAAACAGTTCTGACGGTGCCGATGCTGCGAAGTCTGGCCGCCGTGGTGGGCCAGGGTCACGTCATCACCGATTCCGATGTCCTGATCGGGCGCAGCGTGGACCACACCGGGCGGTATCGGGGCCGGGCCAGCGCGTTGGTGCGGCCGGGGTCGGCCGAACAGGTTGCCGAGGTGCTGCGGGTGTGCCGGGACGCCGGGGCCTATGTCACCGTGCAAGGCGGGCGGACGTCGTTGGTGGCCGGCACCGTACCCGAACATGATGATGTGCTGCTCTCTACCGAAAGACTTTGTGACATAAGTGATGTCGACACCGTGGAGCGGCGCATGCTGGCGGGCGCCGGCGCGACGCTGACCGCTGTGCAGCACGCCGCGGTCGCGGCCGGCCTGGTGTTTGGCGTGGACCTGGCGGCACGCGACAGCGCGACCGTGGGCGGCATGGCCTCGACCAACGCCGGCGGCTTGCGTACCGTGCGCTACGGCAACATGGGCGATCAGGTCGTCGGCCTGGACGTGGCCCTACCCGACGGTTCGGCGCTACACCGGCACAGCCGGGTGCGCCGGGACAATACCGGCTACGATCTGCCGTCGTTGTTCGTCGGGGCCGAGGGCACGTTGGGTGTGATCACCGCGCTCGAGCTGCGGCTGCACCCGATGCCGTCGCACCGGGTGACCGCCGTCTGTGGGTTTGCCGACCTGGAGGCGGTTGTCGAAGCCGGTCGGGCCTTTCGCGATATCGACGGCATCGCCGCGCTGGAGCTGATCGATGGCCGCGCCGCCGAGCTGACCGCCGAGCGCCTCGGGGTGAGTCCACCGGTCGTGGGCGACTGGCTGCTGTTGGTAGAACTGGCCGCCGACCATGACCCGAGTGAACGGCTCGCGCGGCTGCTCGACGGGACCCAGCTGTGCGGTGAGCCCGCGGTGGGCGTGGATGTGGCCGCGCAGCAAAGGTTGTGGCGCACCCGCGAAGCGCTGGCCGAGGTATTGGGGTGCTACGGGCCACCGTTGAAGTTCGACGTGTCGCTGCCCCTGCCGGCGATCGGTGCCTTCGGGCGGGACGCGGACGCTGTGGTCCGCGCGCATGTGCCGGACGCGCTTGCGGTGCTATTCGGTCACATCGCCGAGGGCAACCTGCACCTGAATGTGTTGCGTTGCCCGGCGGACCGGGAGCCGGCGCTGTACGCCGAGATGATGGATCTGATCGCACGATGCGGCGGCAACGTCAGCTCCGAGCACGGCGTCGGTAGTCGCAAGCGGCCGTACTTGACGATGTCCCGGGAGGCGGCTGACATCGCGGTGATGCGGACGTTGAAGGCGGCGATGGATCCCACCGGATACCTCAACGCCGCGGTGTTGTTCGACTGATTTTCGACCGCCTGGCGGCGCTCGGTGACATGTTGCCACATCCGCCATGTGGGCACCTGCCGGAAGGGACGTTTAACGATGCCGCCTCTATAGCGACGCCATGCCCAACCCGGACCCATTGTCGCTCGAAGGCGGGCGGAACGTGTGCCCGTCGGTGCGGGGACAGCGGTGGCAGACGGGTCCATTGCGATCGGGCCGGCGGCCCGTTTGGTCGGATCAGTCGGTTTCAGTCCGAACCCTTGATGCCGACGGCATGGCGCAGCTGCGCCAGGAACTGGTCGGCATCATCACTTCGAACGATGTAGTGCGAGATCGCGATTCGGATCGCCGTCGCCGCTTTGACCGCGCCGTTGGGTCCGGGCAGGAGGCGTTGCAGACCTTCGCGCATCTCCGGTATGACGCCGGACATCTGTGCGATGACGAGCTCCGGCTCGATGTCGACCATCCGCACGCCCGAGTACGAGTATTGGTAGTCAACGATGAATCGCAACGCGGCATCGAGCTTGTCGACACCCTTCAATCCGGCGGTGGCCTTGCTCAGGCCACTCTCGAAAACCTGTCGTTCGTATCGAGAGAACGTGGCGAGCAGCTCTTCTTTGGAAGCGAACCACCGGTAGAGCGTAGGGCGCGATACGCCGGCCTGGGTCGCAACTTCGGACAGGCTGAGCTTGGTCTTGCCGCTGCGGGCGAGCACCTCGGCGGTGGCCGCCAGAATGCGCTTGCGCGTCGAGGTGTCGGTCTCGGGCCCATCGATTGCCTGGAACGCCTGGCTCATAGGTGAAACTTTACGAAAGATTGCACAAGTGTCATGTTGTTTCGCTCTCGCGTCCGATCAGCGGTGCCGCGGGCGCACCAGCACGGACTGCTGAATCGCCCCGATCGCGCCCTGCTGGTCGAACAATGCGCCGACGGTTGTCCCGATGCCGTCTGGCCCGTAGTTGGTCTCGGCCCGAATTCCAATCCAGTCCCCATTCGGGACGCGAAACACGTGCACGGCCAGATCGGTGTTGACGAACGTCCACTTGGTGATGTCCAGCGTGCTGCCGATGCCGTTGGCGCAGTCGGCTACCGCGAACAATCGCTGCAATGGGGTCATTGTCTCGCCGTGGACCAGGTCCACAGTGGGCTTGATCCAAGATTCGCCCGGACCCGGGGTCATGGGTTCGGTCAGCCAGCGCCAATCCAGGCTGTGTACGTAGTTGCGGTCCCAGTCCATCGGGGCCAGTTTGCGGCCGTGCGCCTCGGCAACTGGGCGCGGCGGGTTTTCCGCCGCGTGAGCCAGGGCCTCGGTGTCGAGTTGCTGTAGCCGCCAACCGCTGGCGCGGGCGACGGGCCGGGGCTGACCGTCCGGCCCCGCCGCCAGCATCTCGGCACCGATCAGCTCGATCTGTTTGCCACCGCGTATCACCTGCGAGCGAACCCATAGGTCGCCCTCGGCCGGCACCGCTCCCAACAAGTCAATGACCACCCGGCTCAGCCTGGTGTCCTCGCGCCGAGCGCACCGCTCCAACGCCCGGACCAACAGCGCCGATACTGGCGCGCCGTGCTGTATCGAAGCCGACCAAGTACCGCGCGCCAGGTCGGTCGCGACCAGCTTCTCGCCGAGCGCGTCGGCAGTGGCGATCAACTCGTAGTAGGAATCCGTCATGGCTCACACCTTTGCGTATCGGGGTTCGAGGTCAGGGTAGGCCCGCCCCCGGGGTGGCAACCGTCACGGCATCCAGCTGGGCAAGTCGGGTGCCGATCAGTCGTTCGGGATATGCCGCCGTGCTTGACAGCAGGAACAGCGTGCGGCGTTCGGGACCGCCCAGTGCGCAGGCGACCGCGACACGATCGCCCATATCGATGCGGTCGGTCACGTCGCCGCCCGCGGTGATTCGCTCGAACTGTGCTGAGCCGGCGGGCCATCGACTCGGCAACGATCAAGGTGTCGCGGTCCGAGTTGATCACCATCCCGTTAGGGAAGGCGAGGTCCGTGGCGACGATCTGCGCGCTGTCGTCGGGATCAACGCGGACGATGACACCACCCGAGAAGGCTTGGGATCCGATGTAGGCCCGACCGACGTCGTCGATGACCATGTCGCCCAGGTTGGCCGGCGCCAGATCGGTGAGGTCGGCGACCGTGACAACGGTTTCGCCGTCGTAGCGCAGTACCAGCCGGTCTTCGGCCGACGCAATCAGCAGCGAACCATCGGGGCGAAACCCGAGTCCGGACGGGGAGTGACCGGGCAGCTGCAGGGTGGTCAATGATCCGTGCATGTCCGACGTGTGGACGGCTTCACCGAGCAGATCAGAGAACCAGAGCAGTCCCTCGAACCAGCGCGGGCCCTCGCCGAAGCCGAAGCCAGTGGCCAACGGTGTCGGGACCAGTCCGGCCGCGCCTTTACAAAACACCGCAAAAGTGTCACGCACAGCGGGCGCCGCTGTCAACGCGGGCCGAGTTCTTGGACGAGCTTTACAAATAAGTCACCAAGTGTCACGCTGGGCCGTGGGCCGCCGGAACGAGGGGTGAGCGCATTGACGACGGAGTCTGAACAAATCCGATGGTCGGTTGCGGACCTGCTGGAGCTTTTCGACGTGCAGGCCGCCGGGACCGATCGGTTCACCGCTGCGACCGGACTCTGCGGTCAGGATGGCCGTCAGGTGGTGGAAGGTACGCAAGTGGTCGCGCAGGCGATTGTGGCCGTGG belongs to Mycobacterium basiliense and includes:
- a CDS encoding glucose 1-dehydrogenase — translated: MGRVDGKVALISGGARGMGASHARLLVEEGAKVVIGDVLDDEGKALAAEIGAAARYVHLDVTQPDQWDAAVATATGEFGKLDVLVNNAGIVALGQLKNFDLDKWQKVIDVNLTGTFLGMRAAVEAMTAAGGGSIINVSSIEGLRGAPAVHPYVASKWGVRGLAKSAALELAPSNIRVNSIHPGFIRTPMTAKLPEDMVTVPLGRPGESREVSTFVVFLASDESSYSTGSEFVMDGGLVTDVPHKQF
- a CDS encoding FAD-binding oxidoreductase, producing the protein MLRSLAAVVGQGHVITDSDVLIGRSVDHTGRYRGRASALVRPGSAEQVAEVLRVCRDAGAYVTVQGGRTSLVAGTVPEHDDVLLSTERLCDISDVDTVERRMLAGAGATLTAVQHAAVAAGLVFGVDLAARDSATVGGMASTNAGGLRTVRYGNMGDQVVGLDVALPDGSALHRHSRVRRDNTGYDLPSLFVGAEGTLGVITALELRLHPMPSHRVTAVCGFADLEAVVEAGRAFRDIDGIAALELIDGRAAELTAERLGVSPPVVGDWLLLVELAADHDPSERLARLLDGTQLCGEPAVGVDVAAQQRLWRTREALAEVLGCYGPPLKFDVSLPLPAIGAFGRDADAVVRAHVPDALAVLFGHIAEGNLHLNVLRCPADREPALYAEMMDLIARCGGNVSSEHGVGSRKRPYLTMSREAADIAVMRTLKAAMDPTGYLNAAVLFD
- a CDS encoding TetR/AcrR family transcriptional regulator, which translates into the protein MSQAFQAIDGPETDTSTRKRILAATAEVLARSGKTKLSLSEVATQAGVSRPTLYRWFASKEELLATFSRYERQVFESGLSKATAGLKGVDKLDAALRFIVDYQYSYSGVRMVDIEPELVIAQMSGVIPEMREGLQRLLPGPNGAVKAATAIRIAISHYIVRSDDADQFLAQLRHAVGIKGSD
- a CDS encoding thioesterase family protein; the encoded protein is MTDSYYELIATADALGEKLVATDLARGTWSASIQHGAPVSALLVRALERCARREDTRLSRVVIDLLGAVPAEGDLWVRSQVIRGGKQIELIGAEMLAAGPDGQPRPVARASGWRLQQLDTEALAHAAENPPRPVAEAHGRKLAPMDWDRNYVHSLDWRWLTEPMTPGPGESWIKPTVDLVHGETMTPLQRLFAVADCANGIGSTLDITKWTFVNTDLAVHVFRVPNGDWIGIRAETNYGPDGIGTTVGALFDQQGAIGAIQQSVLVRPRHR